A single genomic interval of Helianthus annuus cultivar XRQ/B chromosome 6, HanXRQr2.0-SUNRISE, whole genome shotgun sequence harbors:
- the LOC110865536 gene encoding calcium-transporting ATPase 4, plasma membrane-type, which translates to MENYLKDFNVPAKHPSEAALKKWRNAVSLVKNHRRRFRHVADLDKRSIHQNRFSKIKEDLRVSFIAVRAMMRFIDAGGQHRNTQEHHQPGAVNVSEISKDPDKLAAVVRNYDMKTLRAVNGADGIAKALNVSVNEGVKSSELSTRQETYGFNKYTEKPSKSFLMFVWDALHDLTLIILIVCAIVSIGVGLATEGWPDGIYDGLGILLSILLVVTVTAVSDYKQSLQFRDLDKEKKKISSHVTRDGCRKKVSIYDLVVGDIVHLSIGDQVPADGIFISGYNLLIDESSLTGESDYVHTDENKPFLLAGTKVQDGSAKMLVTAVGMKTEWGKLMETLSEEGEDETPLQVKLNGVATIIGKIGLLFAVLTFLVLTVRFLVEKAMRNEISSWSSSDALSMLDYFATAVTIIVVAVPEGLPLAVTLSLAFAMKKLMNDKALVRHLSACETMGSSTCICTDKTGTLTTNHMVLDKIWVSGETKDVRDNKGHALSSKLSETVSTVLLQGIFECTGSEVVKDKDGKTSILGTPTESAILQYGLDAGGDFDAIRNEIKMLKMEPFNSAKKKMSVLVALPDGQTRAFCKGASEIVLGLCDKIIDGSGETVPLSKEQTEVITDVIEEFAKDALRTLCLAYMDVEGGFDNGNNIPESGYTLIAVFGIKDPLRPGVKEAVEICLAAGITVRMVTGDNINTAKAIAKECGILTDGGLAIEGPEFRTKTADELNEIAPKLQVMARSSPTDKYDLVKHLRGMSEVVAVTGDGTNDAPALHESDIGFAMGIAGTEVAKEQADVIVMDDDFATIVKVAKWGRAVYINIQKFVQFQLTVNIVALMINFVSACITGSAPLTAVQLLWVNLIMDTLGALALATEPPNDGLMQRPPVKRTDSFITKTMWRNIIGQSIYQMAVLFVFNFTGKPILKLHGENATAILNTFIFNTFVFCQVFNEVNSRDMDKLNVFRGMFSSWIFMAVMVATVVFQVIIVEFLGTFASTVPLDWQLWLLSVVIGLVSMPIAVVLKCIPVDKTAVKEQHDGYDRLPDGPERV; encoded by the exons ATGGAAAACTACCTGAAAGATTTTAATGTTCCGGCGAAACATCCGTCGGAAGCGGCGTTGAAGAAGTGGCGTAACGCCGTCTCACTCGTCAAAAACCATCGCCGGAGATTCCGTCATGTTGCTGACCTCGATAAGCGATCTATTCACCAAAACCGATTCTCCAAAATCAAG GAAGATCTTCGGGTTTCTTTTATCGCCGTGAGGGCAATGATGCGTTTCATAGATG CTGGTGGTCAGCATCGAAATACTCAAGAACATCACCAACCAGGTGCAGTAAACGTTTCAGAAATCAGCAAAGATCCAGATAAACTTGCAGCCGTGGTTCGTAACTACGACATGAAGACTTTGCGGGCGGTTAATGGGGCCGATGGAATAGCAAAAGCATTAAATGTGTCGGTTAACGAAGGAGTCAAATCTAGTGAATTGTCTACCAGACAAGAGACTTACGGCTTCAACAAATACACCGAAAAACCTTCCAAGAGCTTTTTAATGTTCGTATGGGACGCGCTTCATGATCTAACGCTTATTATCCTTATAGTTTGCGCCATTGTTTCAATCGGTGTCGGACTCGCAACCGAGGGCTGGCCCGATGGGATATATGACGGGTTGGGAATTTTACTAAGTATTTTGTTAGTTGTCACAGTTACCGCTGTAAGCGACTACAAACAATCGTTGCAATTTCGAGATCTCGACAAAGAGAAAAAGAAGATTTCATCTCACGTAACGAGAGACGGATGTAGAAAAAAGGTGTCGATTTACGACTTAGTTGTTGGAGATATTGTCCACTTGTCGATCGGTGATCAAGTACCAGCTGACGGAATATTCATATCAGGATACAACTTGTTGATCGATGAATCTAGCTTAACTGGTGAGAGCGATTACGTTCATACCGACGAGAATAAACCTTTCCTACTTGCGGGAACCAAAGTGCAAGACGGCTCAGCTAAAATGCTTGTTACAGCTGTCGGGATGAAGACCGAATGGGGAAAACTAATGGAAACGTTAAGTGAAGAAGGAGAAGATGAGACCCCGTTACAAGTCAAACTAAACGGTGTTGCTACAATCATCGGTAAAATCGGGTTGTTGTTTGCTGTGTTGACCTTTCTTGTGTTGACCGTGAGGTTTCTTGTGGAAAAAGCAATGCGTAACGAGATTTCAAGTTGGTCATCGAGTGATGCTTTGAGCATGTTGGATTACTTCGCCACTGCGGTAACTATAATCGTTGTTGCGGTCCCAGAAGGATTACCACTGGCTGTTACGTTGAGTCTTGCGTTCGCGATGAAGAAGTTGATGAACGATAAGGCACTCGTGAGACATCTTTCTGCTTGTGAGACAATGGGTTCTTCGACTTGCATATGCACGGATAAAACAGGAACGTTAACCACAAATCATATGGTTCTCGATAAAATATGGGTATCCGGTGAAACAAAAGACGTTAGAGACAACAAAGGTCATGCGTTATCTTCCAAATTATCAGAAACCGTATCAACGGTTCTTCTGCAAGGTATATTTGAATGTACGGGTTCCGAAGTCGTAAAGGACAAAGACGGAAAAACTTCTATATTGGGTACCCCTACGGAATCAGCGATATTACAATACGGTCTGGATGCGGGTGGTGATTTCGACGCCATACGCAACGAgattaaaatgctaaaaatggaACCGTTCAACTCCGCCAAGAAGAAAATGTCGGTACTTGTAGCTCTCCCCGATGGTCAGACACGCGCTTTTTGCAAAGGTGCATCGGAAATCGTGTTGGGATTATGTGACAAGATTATTGACGGCAGTGGAGAAACTGTACCGTTGTCGAAAGAGCAAACAGAAGTTATTACTGATGTTATTGAGGAATTTGCAAAGGATGCTTTGAGAACCCTTTGTTTGGCTTATATGGATGTCGAAGGCGGTTTTGATAACGGAAACAACATACCTGAAAGTGGCTATACGTTGATTGCTGTTTTTGGAATTAAGGACCCGCTTAGACCGGGGGTTAAGGAGGCTGTTGAAATTTGTTTAGCTGCTGGTATAACTGTTCGTATGGTTACCGGTGATAATATCAACACCGCTAAAGCCATCGCGAAGGAATGTGGCATACTTACTGACGGTGGATTGGCCATTGAAGGCCCGGAATTTAGAACCAAAACTGCGGATGAATTGAATGAAATAGCTCCTAAACTTCAG GTAATGGCTAGATCATCACCAACAGACAAGTATGATCTTGTAAAGCATCTGAGAGGCATGTCGGAAGTTGTTGCAGTTACTGGTGATGGCACAAATGATGCCCCTGCTTTGCATGAATCCGATATTGGATTTGCGATGGGGATAGCAGGAACCGAG GTTGCAAAAGAACAAGCTGATGTCATTGTGATGGATGACGATTTCGCAACGATTGTAAAAGTGGCCAAATGGGGACGTGCGGTCTACATTAATATTCAAAAGTTTGTACAGTTCCAGTTGACCGTGAATATCGTCGCTCTTATGATCAACTTTGTTTCTGCATGCATCACAG GGTCCGCGCCTCTTACAGCTGTGCAACTGCTCTGGGTCAACCTGATCATGGACACTCTGGGTGCACTAGCACTGGCTACTGAACCACCAAACGACGGTCTGATGCAACGCCCTCCCGTTAAGCGTACTGACAGTTTTATTACCAAGACGATGTGGAGGAACATCATTGGTCAAAGCATCTACCAAATGGCCGTACTGTTCGTTTTCAATTTCACCGGGAAGCCAATTTTGAAGTTACATGGGGAGAATGCGACCGCGATCCTTAATACTTTCATATTCAACACTTTCGTGTTCTGTCAG GTTTTTAATGAAGTAAACAGCCGTGACATGGACAAGTTAAACGTATTCCGTGGCATGTTCAGCAGTTGGATCTTCATGGCTGTTATGGTTGCAACGGTTGTATTTCAAGTGATCATAGTTGAGTTTCTTGGCACTTTTGCAAGCACTGTGCCCCTAGAC